In the Armatimonadota bacterium genome, one interval contains:
- a CDS encoding heparinase II/III family protein yields the protein MDTARAVLILVTLVMLVSTAPGLADRKASVFMPSWLANRARANVARFPWAAEIRDGLVERARPWVEMSDEDLWDLMFGSTITRSWMVWSDGYCPACKEGVPMYNWEMDPLERPWKVRCPHCKMLFPTNDFSAFYRSGLDEKGVFDPKRADRSLLFNQEHPDPNDPLHRFGVDDGEGYVEGDKRWRFIGAYLIYGQWKQGILGGIRALADAYTVTGDQRYAHKAAVLLDRVADLYPTFDFKTQALVYERALGSNGYVSVWHDACEEARELALGYDQVVEGIADDPGLVEFLSGKAKQYGLENPKASCAEIRRNIEERILNDTVKNAHKIASNYPRTPIALATIHAVLGWPENREQVMGIIAGFLQNATAVDGVTGEKGLANYSAFGPQSIALFLAGWEQASPGFLADILQRQPRLHDLYRFHIDTWCFADYYPLSGDSGWFARRIDQYQGVVFQRPGHEIGYSHKPPPLAPSMFTFMWRLYEMTGDTAFVQALHIANDNTVEGLPHDLFAENPDRIQEQVREVIAREGGIPRQESVNKQQWRIALLKSGSGPDSRAVWLDYDSGGGHGHLDGMNLGLFARGLDLMPDFGYPPVQFGGWGSPRATWYRLTAAHNTVVVDGANQAEAGGRTTLWADGEVLGAIRASCPEMIGGQQYERTVASIDISPESFYVLDVFRVVGGKDHAKFMGSHFGTVSSTGLDLRDPVEYGGGAQVRKMVADPSPQPGWHVDWQVEDRYGLLPDGQQVGLRYTDLTPGALAAVGEAWVTVGGYDTNDQTWVPRVMIRRTDKGNGPLASTFISVIEPHGGRPQLESIRRLRLTDAGGQVLGENHLALELVSVTGVRDVVIALDVEDPLGPTPAWKPGEQVLIPDLDIATDAELALVRLDASGQVLHVALCKGSLLRIGAAEWQAEKNQEFVEGRFPPE from the coding sequence GTGATGGACTTGTCGAGCGCGCCCGTCCGTGGGTTGAGATGAGCGACGAAGACCTGTGGGACCTCATGTTCGGCAGCACCATCACACGGTCATGGATGGTCTGGTCCGATGGTTACTGCCCCGCCTGCAAAGAGGGCGTACCCATGTACAACTGGGAGATGGACCCGCTGGAGCGCCCGTGGAAGGTGCGCTGCCCCCACTGCAAGATGCTGTTTCCAACAAACGACTTTAGTGCATTCTATCGGTCGGGGCTCGACGAGAAGGGTGTCTTCGACCCGAAACGTGCCGACCGATCACTGTTGTTCAACCAGGAGCACCCGGACCCCAACGACCCCCTGCACCGGTTCGGCGTCGATGATGGCGAAGGGTATGTAGAAGGCGACAAGCGCTGGCGGTTCATCGGAGCATACCTGATCTACGGCCAGTGGAAGCAGGGCATCCTGGGGGGTATCCGAGCTCTCGCGGACGCGTACACGGTCACGGGAGACCAGCGCTACGCCCACAAGGCCGCGGTACTCCTGGATCGCGTGGCGGACCTGTATCCGACCTTTGACTTCAAGACCCAGGCGCTGGTCTACGAGCGCGCACTGGGGAGCAACGGGTATGTGTCGGTCTGGCACGATGCCTGCGAGGAGGCCCGGGAACTGGCGCTTGGGTATGACCAGGTGGTGGAAGGCATCGCGGATGACCCGGGGCTGGTTGAGTTTCTCTCGGGCAAGGCGAAGCAGTACGGGCTGGAGAACCCGAAGGCGTCCTGCGCCGAGATCCGGCGGAACATCGAAGAGCGCATTCTCAACGACACCGTCAAGAACGCGCATAAGATCGCGTCAAACTACCCGAGGACGCCCATCGCACTGGCGACGATCCACGCGGTCCTGGGGTGGCCGGAGAATCGCGAGCAGGTAATGGGGATCATCGCCGGATTCTTGCAGAACGCGACTGCGGTGGACGGAGTGACGGGAGAGAAAGGCCTTGCGAACTACTCGGCCTTCGGGCCGCAAAGCATAGCCCTGTTCCTGGCAGGCTGGGAGCAGGCTTCGCCCGGGTTCCTGGCCGACATTCTCCAGAGGCAGCCCCGTCTGCACGACTTGTATCGTTTCCACATCGACACGTGGTGCTTCGCGGACTACTACCCGCTTTCGGGTGACAGCGGCTGGTTCGCCCGGCGCATCGATCAGTACCAAGGTGTCGTCTTCCAGCGCCCGGGGCATGAAATTGGCTACAGCCACAAGCCGCCGCCACTGGCCCCTTCCATGTTTACCTTCATGTGGCGGCTGTATGAGATGACCGGAGACACAGCCTTCGTGCAGGCCTTGCACATCGCCAATGACAACACGGTGGAGGGCCTGCCCCACGACCTGTTCGCGGAGAACCCGGACCGGATCCAGGAGCAGGTGCGCGAGGTGATCGCCCGCGAGGGCGGCATCCCGCGGCAGGAGAGCGTGAACAAGCAGCAGTGGCGCATTGCATTGCTCAAGTCGGGGAGCGGGCCGGATTCCCGCGCGGTCTGGCTGGACTACGACTCGGGCGGCGGGCACGGGCATCTGGACGGCATGAACCTGGGGCTGTTCGCGCGCGGGCTGGATCTCATGCCCGATTTCGGGTACCCGCCCGTGCAATTCGGCGGGTGGGGTTCACCGCGCGCCACCTGGTACAGGTTGACTGCAGCCCACAACACGGTTGTCGTCGATGGAGCCAACCAGGCGGAGGCCGGTGGCCGCACTACTCTCTGGGCGGACGGTGAAGTCCTGGGCGCGATCCGCGCGAGTTGCCCGGAGATGATCGGTGGACAGCAGTATGAGCGCACGGTGGCCAGCATCGACATCTCTCCCGAGAGTTTCTACGTGCTCGATGTGTTCCGCGTGGTGGGCGGGAAGGACCATGCGAAGTTCATGGGCAGCCATTTTGGCACAGTGAGTTCTACCGGGCTTGACTTGCGCGATCCGGTGGAGTACGGCGGAGGAGCGCAGGTGCGCAAGATGGTGGCTGACCCGTCGCCGCAACCAGGCTGGCATGTAGACTGGCAGGTCGAGGATCGCTACGGCCTGCTGCCGGACGGGCAGCAGGTGGGGTTGCGGTACACGGACCTGACCCCCGGCGCGCTGGCGGCGGTGGGAGAGGCGTGGGTGACTGTTGGCGGATATGATACGAATGACCAGACGTGGGTTCCGCGGGTGATGATCCGTCGCACTGACAAGGGTAACGGGCCGCTTGCGTCGACTTTCATTTCGGTCATCGAACCCCACGGGGGACGACCGCAACTGGAATCGATCCGGAGGCTCAGGTTGACCGATGCCGGTGGGCAGGTTCTGGGTGAGAACCACCTGGCGCTTGAACTGGTGAGCGTGACGGGTGTGCGCGACGTGGTGATCGCGCTGGATGTGGAGGATCCGCTTGGACCCACGCCGGCATGGAAGCCCGGCGAGCAGGTCCTGATTCCGGACCTGGACATCGCTACGGATGCCGAGCTGGCCCTTGTGCGGCTGGACGCGTCGGGACAGGTGCTGCACGTCGCTCTGTGCAAAGGAAGCCTGTTGCGCATCGGAGCGGCCGAGTGGCAGGCCGAAAAAAACCAAGAGTTCGTCGAGGGGCGTTTCCCCCCGGAATAG